One Dioscorea cayenensis subsp. rotundata cultivar TDr96_F1 chromosome 19, TDr96_F1_v2_PseudoChromosome.rev07_lg8_w22 25.fasta, whole genome shotgun sequence genomic window, GGCCtttagtaaattttttattaatattgttgttaatTCCAAAGCACAAAGTTGACTTCAAACACCTCATTCCAagactttttttaaattccacAGCGACTCTAATCTAGAGCATAGACAAAGCAATACTCCGTAGTCTATAGGATGGATCATGCATGTATctgcccttttttttttactttttttttcttggaaaaaaaaaaggtggagCATGCATGCATCTTGATCACACCGAAAGAGGAGTTtattcaaaaatcataaaagaacCAAACCTAAAAGACAAAACACCcacaaccctaatccaaagAGTGAGATATTTCCCTCATTGTGACTGCATGCTTTTCaagtaaagaaacaaaaacatccacaCCGCCAGACTGAGACAAAGAAGGGCTGAAGATTAATAACCCTTCAAAAGGCACCCATGTAGGCAAAAAAGCACACAGCTTTCCACCTCCACCAAAATTAACCTCATCAAACCCAAGTCCTAACCAGCCATCAACCTCTATCTTTGGTGAAAGCACATTGCCATCTTTTTCAAAACAAGGCACAAGATCTCTATCGCCATAAACCTCACCAAAGTCAATAAACGACTGGAAATAATCCTCTCCGATGAACCTCAGTCCTTCACGAACAATTCCTGCTGCCGTCGCAGCCCCTCCTTCGATCAACGCTTTTGCTTTTGCTTTCGGATATGCATTCAGAACCAAGTTACCAAAAAACTCCGGCGGCACCGTAGGCTGTAACCTACGCCGGCCATTCACTGATACACTCAACGTGGTACACTCCTCATCATCCAACTGGCGTGCTATGGTCATCTTCCTCCATAGATACCCTAACAGTGTCTCAAATGTGGTGTGTTTATCAGTGCTTAATTTATTGGTCTGAGCTTTGAGCTTCGTGATAAAATCTGGAGAGAAGTGCAACAACAAGTTGGTAATCTCACTAGGATCGACATCAGTCCGAGTGATAATAAACTCATTTGATTGAGGAGATAGATGGATGAATTCACTTCCCCAGTGATCAAACTGCACCAGAGGGGGATTCCGAGGCTTGAGCCACGGCTGATCATAAAATGGAAGTGGATCAATGGGGACACCACGTAAGATCTTTCCCCATGCAATTGTGAAGGCGCACATTGACCTGCCGTCGGCGACGCGGTGGTGCGAGGTGAGGCCAATGACAAGCCCACCGCACTGGAATCGGTTGAGCTGAACTTGGAGCAAGTGCTTTGGGTTTTCAGCATCAGGGTGAAGGAGCCTTAAGTCTGGTGAGGGAGTGAGAGGTAGGTGATCTTCTAGTTTAGATAAGACAGTGGCTTCAACGACGAGTGCACCTCTATCTTCATGGGGGCCTCCAACCGAGACACAAGGACGACCATGGCAGTCGGTGGAGAGGTTGGCGGTGAGAGTGGGGAAGTAGACGAGGGTCTTGGAGAGGGCGGAGATGAGGTCGGCGTTGGAGGGGGTGGGAGGAGTGAAGGCGTAGATGACGTAGATGTGGATGTTGGCGGCGAAGCGGTCGAAGATGGTGAGGGGAATGTCGGAATGGTGAGAGGTGGGGCTTGGGAGGATGGTGGAGCTCGTTACTTTCACTTCCATTAATTTGTGGAATATGAATATTATGGGTgcttgtttttgtgtttgtgtgaaTAACAAAGAAGATAGAGATGAGCATTTAAAGGTGGTGAACTACTTTGGGACAAGAATGAACAAGTCGAAGCACTAACAAAATAATGGAATTTaaaaggggaagaagaagaagaaaacttcaTTGCTGGATTGATGCGCTGTCGTtgttgcattattattattattatttttttttgataaaagtggataaaccactactttattgaaaaagaaaagtagaAGCTTGAAAGTATAACTCACAaggtagacaaaataaagagtTCTCACCAGCTCGTTGTTGCATTATTGCTTCCtctaaaacaagaaaatctgatattaattacactataattatattttatttaatatagtgtaattaatataattaatatatacttaatttattataataaaataaaatatattaattatttattaaaataattaaaataatataaaatatcaattatatactatattactaatattaattatattataattatattatatttaatattttataaaatataattatagtgtaattaatattacaaataattaataaaattaatatatacttaacttactatagcaaaatattatatatgaattatttattaaaataattaatataatttaatataatatatcattgatatattatattactaatattaattacattgtaattgtattttatttaatattttataaaatataattatagtgtaattaatattacaaata contains:
- the LOC120249360 gene encoding tryptamine hydroxycinnamoyltransferase 1-like; this translates as MEVKVTSSTILPSPTSHHSDIPLTIFDRFAANIHIYVIYAFTPPTPSNADLISALSKTLVYFPTLTANLSTDCHGRPCVSVGGPHEDRGALVVEATVLSKLEDHLPLTPSPDLRLLHPDAENPKHLLQVQLNRFQCGGLVIGLTSHHRVADGRSMCAFTIAWGKILRGVPIDPLPFYDQPWLKPRNPPLVQFDHWGSEFIHLSPQSNEFIITRTDVDPSEITNLLLHFSPDFITKLKAQTNKLSTDKHTTFETLLGYLWRKMTIARQLDDEECTTLSVSVNGRRRLQPTVPPEFFGNLVLNAYPKAKAKALIEGGAATAAGIVREGLRFIGEDYFQSFIDFGEVYGDRDLVPCFEKDGNVLSPKIEVDGWLGLGFDEVNFGGGGKLCAFLPTWVPFEGLLIFSPSLSQSGGVDVFVSLLEKHAVTMREISHSLD